The Niastella koreensis GR20-10 genome includes a window with the following:
- a CDS encoding 2'-5' RNA ligase family protein: MKINIQSIPGCRINEYMLVLNPHEELRNKIAKVRNEFSETYKNSAALISKPHLALVRFTQLEMMEERLVNRLKLIGMGFQPFKVSLKDYGSFPSHTIFINVTTKIPVQNLVREIKEAQRLMKLDNEHKPHFIDEPFIAIGRRLVPWQYEKGWLEFSHRQFTGSFIADNMLFLKRRLGDRSWQIAQRFEFMNLPVTTKQGELFV; the protein is encoded by the coding sequence ATGAAAATCAATATTCAGTCTATACCCGGATGCAGAATTAATGAATACATGCTGGTGTTGAACCCGCATGAAGAGTTGCGCAATAAAATTGCGAAGGTTAGAAATGAGTTCAGCGAAACATATAAGAATTCGGCTGCACTTATAAGTAAGCCGCATCTTGCCCTGGTACGGTTTACTCAATTGGAGATGATGGAAGAACGGCTTGTAAACCGCCTGAAACTAATAGGCATGGGTTTTCAACCATTTAAAGTATCGCTGAAAGATTATGGAAGTTTTCCATCGCATACCATCTTTATAAATGTTACTACCAAAATACCGGTTCAAAACCTGGTGCGTGAAATAAAGGAAGCGCAGCGCCTGATGAAACTGGATAATGAACACAAGCCACATTTTATTGATGAACCGTTTATTGCCATCGGTCGCCGGCTGGTACCCTGGCAATATGAAAAAGGATGGCTTGAGTTTTCGCACCGGCAATTTACCGGGTCGTTTATAGCAGATAATATGTTATTCCTGAAACGCCGCCTGGGCGACAGATCATGGCAAATAGCACAACGTTTTGAATTTATGAATTTACCCGTTACGACAAAACAAGGGGAGTTATTTGTATAG